From Thalassotalea psychrophila:
AGTTGTTCCTGCGGCAAAATTAGAAGCAGAGAATGGCAAAGAAGTGTTTCGAAAAATCATCAATATATCTTCGGTTGCCGGTGAATATGGAAACGTTGGTCAGGTTAATTATTCATCAATGAAATCAGCACTCGGCGGCATGACCAAAACTTTATCGAAAGAATTAGGTCGTCACAAAATTAACGTAAACTGTGTTGCTTTTGGCGTTATCGAAACTCGTTTGACTCAGGCAACGGATGAGAAGAAAACCATCGTGGTTGACGGTAATGAAGTCGGTATTGGTATTCCAGAAAAAATCAGTGCCGGGTTATCAAGCATGGTGCCTTTAGGGCGGAGTGGCAGCGCCGCTGAAGCTGCCGACGGTATTTATCTCTTTTGTACTCCAGAATCAAATTACATCAGTGGCCAAACCGTCATTGTTGGTGGCGGCTTAAGAATGTAGGAGATTGATTGTGATAGCTTTTAATTGTAGCTGGCTAAATGAAGATTTACGTATGTTTTCTGATTCAATCAATAAATTTATTGATCAGGAAATCGGCCCAAACTATGAACGCTGGGAGCACGATAAATGGTTGCCCAGAGAAGTCTGGAATAAGTTAGGCAATGCCGGGCTCTTGTGCGTTGATATTCCGGAACAATATGGCGGATTTGGTGCGGATTTCAAATTTTCTGCAATTATCAATGATATTTTTTACCGTCGAGGTTTTGGGGCCATTGCCGGTGGCGGCATCGGCGTTCATGCCGGCATCGTTGCCCATTATATTTTAAATATGGGGACTGAAACACAAAAACAAACCTACTTACCGAAAATGGTCAGCGGTGAATATGTTGGTGCCATCGGTATGACAGAGCCTGGTGCGGGTAGTGATTTAAAAGAAATTAAAACCACCGCAACAAAAGTGGCGGGTGGTTATCTGATAAATGGCAGTAAAACCTTTATTTCAAACGGTCAGCATTGCGATATTGTCGTACTCGCTTGTAAAACCGACCCGAAAGCCGGTGCCAAAGGGGTTTCACTATTTATTGTAGAAACAAACACTGCTGGCTTTGTAAAAGGCAAAAAACTCAGCAAGTTAGGTATACATTTACAAGATACCTCTGAACTGTTTTTTAATGACATGTTTGTTCCAGATGATGCGGTATTAGGTACGCTAAATAGTGGGTTTATCTCGATGATGAAAGAGTTGCCCCGAGAGCGCCTGATCCTTGCGATAAGTGCACAAGCCGCCTGTGAGGGCATGCTAGATATTACCCTTGATTACGTAAAGCAGCGCAATGCCTTTGGCAAAAGAGTCGCTGACTTTCAAAATACCCGTTTTAAACTCGCGGAACTTGCCACTGCAGTACGTATTCAAAAAGCCTTTGTCGATCAATGTGTCAGTTTACTCGCTGATAACCAGCTTGATGCGGTTACTGCTGCAATGGCTAAGTTACATACCACTGAATTGCAAGGAAAAGTCGCTGATGAATGTCTGCAGTTTTTTGGTGGTTACGGTTATATGACCGAATACCGAATTGGCCGGGAATTTGTCGATGCCCGGGTACAGCGTATCTATGGCGGTACCTCAGAAATAATGAAGGAGATCATTGGCAAAGAGCTGATCAAAGATTGATAAAAAACAACAGGTAGGTTTTTAGCAACTGCCTGTTGTTGTGTAGTACGCAGCAGTAATCGAAAAGTAATAGAAAAATAGAAAAATAGAAAAATATAAAAAATAAAAATGGGGATAGTATGAAAAATAATAACATAACAAAAACTGTTTTAGCTGTATCTGTAGCGAGCGCGCTGTTGATTAACCAGTCATATGCAGAAGAAATAAATCAGCTTGATGCAAATGCCAAAGCAATAGAAGTGATTGAAGTTAGAGGCGGACAACGGGTAAAAACGCTTAGAGAAGTGCCTGCTTCGGTATCGGTGATCTCGGGTGATTCCTTAAAGCAGATGAAAATAAACAAACTTGGTGATATTTCGCAATCATTGCCAAATGTCAGCATTTCTGAAAACGCACTGCAAGATACCATTTCAATCCGTGGTGTTAATTCAGACTTACAAGCCGGTGGTGAACAATCTGTCGGTATATTTGTTGACGGTGTTTACCATGGTCGCGGGGTGCAATCACGATTTTCATTTATGGATGTTGACGCCATTGAGGTATTACGTGGCCCGCAAGGTAGCTTATTCGGAAAAAATACCATCGGTGGTGTACTCAGTATTTTGCCGTCGCAACCAACAGAAAATTTTGAAGCAAAACTCACAGCAGCCTATGAATTTGAATATGAGCAAACTGATTACTCGGGTTATCTCTCCGGGGCGTTAAATGAAAGTGCCTCCCTGACCGGGCGCCTGGCATTTCAAACCTCTGAGAGCAAAGAGGGTTGGGTCGAAAATATTGCTACATCAAAAACTATGCCCATTAAAGAAGATGATGCGGTTCGCGGTGTTTTAAACTGGCAAGTAAACGAGCAATTTAAAATTAACATCAGAACTGAGCAAGGTGAGTTTGAAAATAATGGCGCTTCCTATGAAAATGTATTTTTAGATGATGCATTTCCAATGACGGCGATAGCAAGATCATTGGGCTCTGAAGATGAGATTGATGGCAAGAATGTGATTTCTAATGGTAATTATCCAGGTTTAGGTCGAAACGGTGAAGATTCAGCCTACTTTATGAAAGCTGATTACAATGAAACAGCGGTTAAGGCGGATTATAAAATTGCTCAAGGTACGATTTCAGCAGTCATTGCTCAGTCAAAATATGATTTCGTTCGTACCACAGATGCAGATCTTGGACCCTTGCCATTAATGCAATTTACCGAAACTGAAGATTATTCACAAGACAGTGCCGAGATCAGGTTTGTTTCAAAAGATAATGATGATTTTGAATATGTATTTGGTGCGTACTGGCAAAATAGTGAACTGTTGACTGATGGTGTCACCGACGTAGCCACAGCACCAGGTACCCCGGTTGCATCGCTGCTGCCAATACCGCTTGAACATGCGGTCACTACGCGTAGAAATGGTTTAGATCAAGAAACCGAAACGTTAGCGGTTTTTGCTCAAGTATCATTCGGTTTTTATGAAGATTTCAAACTTGAGTTGGCAGGTCGCTATTCTCAAGAAGAAAAAACAGCTCGCCAGTTTGTTGAAATGTATGGCGGCGCAGGCGATGGCGCGAAATCTGGTTTACCGCTAACCAATCCGGTTGAACTTTTTATCTGGAGCCAGGCATTGTTAGATGCTACCCCGCATGACGAAGATTTAAAACGCGAAGAAGACTTGTTTTCTCCATCAATTAGTCTTTCTTGGCAACAATCTGACACGGCAAATTATTATGCTTCTGTTTCAAAAGGCTTTAAAGGCGGTGGTTTTAACGCCATAGCGATGACCCCCAATCATGACGAAATAGAATATGAAAACGAAGAAGCCATTTCTGCAGAAATTGGCGGTAAATTTGAGTTTTTTGATGGTGCATTAATGCTAAATACCGCGTTGTTCACTGTAGATTATGACGATATGCAAACCACCTTATTTACCGGGGGTACCACGTTTGTTGTTGATAATGCGGCGAAAGCTACCTCAACCGGGCTAGAAGCCGAAATGAGATGGGTGATAAATGATAATTTTCTGTTAGATTTTAACTTAGGTTATATCGATTTTGAATTTGATGAATATACCAATGCTGGCTGTACCGCTCTGCAGTTAAGAGAATCAGGATTAAGTGGAGCAGCATGTGCGGCAGCCGGAGGCAACGACCTTTCTGGTAGAACAACGCAAGATGCCCCTGAACTGACGATGTCTGCAAGTCTGCAACATGAGTTCACTTTTGGTGATTTCGAAGTCATGAGCCGTCTTGATCTAAATTACACCGATGAATACTATGCGACTGCCGATCTTGACCCGATGACAAAACAGGATGCGTTTACCCTGGTTAACTTTTCGACCAGCCTGGCACCACTTGATGGTAACTGGAAGGCAGACTTGATCTTGAAAAATGTCACCGATGAAGAATATTATTATTATGCGTCTGATGTGCCGTTATTTTCGGGCTCACATTTTGCAAATATCGGTGCGCCAAGCACAGTAACCGTGCAGTTTAGTTACTTATTCGAGTAAGGTTTAGCAACAGGGAATACTCGGTATTCCCTGTTTAACCGGCAAAAAATCAGCCGGTTTTTAAGTTCAAAAGTAGTGCCTTAAGTGAGCACTACCATGTTTTAAACCGAAAAATTTCATTCAGTAAAATATATATGCAACAGCTTAAAGCTGTCGATGTTTTCGGAAATAATAGTTAGAGGAATATAATGAGTTATACCATAGTTGCCGGTGTCGGCATGACCAAATTTTGCAAACCAGGTCAACAACAACCTTATCGAGTAATGGCAGCTCAGGCTATCAATGACGCGCTAAAAGATGCAAGCATTAACGCATCGAAGATAGAGCAAGCCTATGGCGCTTACATTTATGGAGACAGCACCTGTGCTCAACATGCGTTTTATGATGTGATCCAAAGTGGTATTCCGGTGTTTAATGTCAATAATAATTGCTCTAGTGGCTCTACCGCCCTTTATCTGGCGCGACAGGCTATTTTGTCTGGGCAGGTGGAATGTGCGTTAGCGTTTGGTTTTGAAGAAATGCAACCGGGAGCATTAGGGTCGCATTGGGATGACAGAGAAAGCCCATTTCAACGCGCTGAACCTGTTTTAGAACGATTTGATGCCCCTGATGGGCCCTTAGCTTTGCGTGCTTTTGGTGCTGCCGGTCGTCATTATATGGATAAATATAATGTGGGTTCAGATATTTTTGCCAAAGTCTCGGCTAAATCCCGCAGTCATGCGGTGCACAACCCATATTCAATGTTTAGCAAAACCATGACGTTTGAAGATGTGTTGCAAGATAGAGTTATTTATGATGGATATATGACCCGAACCATGGCTTGCCCACCAACATGTGGTGCGGCAGCAACCATCCTTTGCAGTGAAGCATTTGCGGCAAAACATGGCATCAAAAATGGTGTCAAAATCTTAGCGCAGTCGATGGCAACAGATACTGAAAAATCCTGGCAAGACCCTATTTATGCCGCAGGTAAAGGCATGACAGAAATGGCAGCGTCGCAGGTATATAATCAGGCTGGAATATGCCCATCGGATATTGATGTGATTGAATTACATGATTGTTTTACCACAAACGAAGTGATCACTTATGAGGGGTTAGGTCTTTGTGCTGAGGGTGGTGCCGCAGAATTTATCGCTAACGGTGATAATACCTATGGCGGTAAGTTTGTTATCGGTCCGTCAGGAGGCTTAATGTCGAAAGGTCATCCTATCGGAGCTACCGGACTGGCACAATGTACCGAATTAACCTGGCACTTACGTGGTCAAGCCGGTGACCGGCAAGTTGCAGATGCACGCATTGCCTTGCAGCATAATGTCGGCTTAGGTGGTGCGGTTGTGGTTACCTTATACGGTAAATAATAATAGGTATTAATGCTAAATATTTGTGATGTTAAACGCTAAATATTATTAACAGTGTTTGAACATCACACTTCCTTAAAATAATAAATAAAAAGCGATTAATGCTGACGTGGGGAAAATAAATGTTTGATTATATTATAATCGGTGCTGGCAGTGCTGGTGGTGTACTGGCAAATCGTTTAAGTAAAGACCCAAAAAACCAGGTCTGTTTAATCGAAGCCGGCAGTGGTGATAATTCACTGATAGTCGATACACCGGGTGCATTTGGTGTACATATGTTCTGGCGTAAATTTAACTGGGGTTTTACCAGTCAGCCAGATAATAGTGCCGATCAACGGAGTCATTTTTGCCCTAGAGGTAAAGGTTTGGGCGGCAGTAGCATGATCAATGGCATGGTATATACCCGGGGCCATAGTAGTGATTATGATGCCTGGGAAAACCTCGGCAATACTGGTTGGGGTTTTGACGATGTTTTACCTTATTTTATAAAATCTGAAGATAATTCTCGAGGGAAAAGTGAATATCATGGCAAGGATGGTTTATTAACTGTTTCAGATATCCCGAAAAACTATTATCCGCTAGAAAATGTGTTTATGGAAGCCGCGCAACAAGCCGGGCTGCCGCTAAATGATGATTTTAATAATGACCAACTTGATGGCGTTGGTAATTATCAGTTCACCATTC
This genomic window contains:
- a CDS encoding SDR family NAD(P)-dependent oxidoreductase, with translation MKKLQNKVALITGSGRGIGKALALKLAGEGAKVVINDLDDGPAAETVAEIVAAGGQAVAFVGSVIEAGFAEEFIGVAKKSFGTPDILVNNAGYTWDSMIHKATDKQFDAMYDIHVKAPFQLNRAFTQAVVPAAKLEAENGKEVFRKIINISSVAGEYGNVGQVNYSSMKSALGGMTKTLSKELGRHKINVNCVAFGVIETRLTQATDEKKTIVVDGNEVGIGIPEKISAGLSSMVPLGRSGSAAEAADGIYLFCTPESNYISGQTVIVGGGLRM
- a CDS encoding acyl-CoA dehydrogenase family protein, which produces MIAFNCSWLNEDLRMFSDSINKFIDQEIGPNYERWEHDKWLPREVWNKLGNAGLLCVDIPEQYGGFGADFKFSAIINDIFYRRGFGAIAGGGIGVHAGIVAHYILNMGTETQKQTYLPKMVSGEYVGAIGMTEPGAGSDLKEIKTTATKVAGGYLINGSKTFISNGQHCDIVVLACKTDPKAGAKGVSLFIVETNTAGFVKGKKLSKLGIHLQDTSELFFNDMFVPDDAVLGTLNSGFISMMKELPRERLILAISAQAACEGMLDITLDYVKQRNAFGKRVADFQNTRFKLAELATAVRIQKAFVDQCVSLLADNQLDAVTAAMAKLHTTELQGKVADECLQFFGGYGYMTEYRIGREFVDARVQRIYGGTSEIMKEIIGKELIKD
- a CDS encoding TonB-dependent receptor — translated: MKNNNITKTVLAVSVASALLINQSYAEEINQLDANAKAIEVIEVRGGQRVKTLREVPASVSVISGDSLKQMKINKLGDISQSLPNVSISENALQDTISIRGVNSDLQAGGEQSVGIFVDGVYHGRGVQSRFSFMDVDAIEVLRGPQGSLFGKNTIGGVLSILPSQPTENFEAKLTAAYEFEYEQTDYSGYLSGALNESASLTGRLAFQTSESKEGWVENIATSKTMPIKEDDAVRGVLNWQVNEQFKINIRTEQGEFENNGASYENVFLDDAFPMTAIARSLGSEDEIDGKNVISNGNYPGLGRNGEDSAYFMKADYNETAVKADYKIAQGTISAVIAQSKYDFVRTTDADLGPLPLMQFTETEDYSQDSAEIRFVSKDNDDFEYVFGAYWQNSELLTDGVTDVATAPGTPVASLLPIPLEHAVTTRRNGLDQETETLAVFAQVSFGFYEDFKLELAGRYSQEEKTARQFVEMYGGAGDGAKSGLPLTNPVELFIWSQALLDATPHDEDLKREEDLFSPSISLSWQQSDTANYYASVSKGFKGGGFNAIAMTPNHDEIEYENEEAISAEIGGKFEFFDGALMLNTALFTVDYDDMQTTLFTGGTTFVVDNAAKATSTGLEAEMRWVINDNFLLDFNLGYIDFEFDEYTNAGCTALQLRESGLSGAACAAAGGNDLSGRTTQDAPELTMSASLQHEFTFGDFEVMSRLDLNYTDEYYATADLDPMTKQDAFTLVNFSTSLAPLDGNWKADLILKNVTDEEYYYYASDVPLFSGSHFANIGAPSTVTVQFSYLFE
- a CDS encoding lipid-transfer protein, which produces MSYTIVAGVGMTKFCKPGQQQPYRVMAAQAINDALKDASINASKIEQAYGAYIYGDSTCAQHAFYDVIQSGIPVFNVNNNCSSGSTALYLARQAILSGQVECALAFGFEEMQPGALGSHWDDRESPFQRAEPVLERFDAPDGPLALRAFGAAGRHYMDKYNVGSDIFAKVSAKSRSHAVHNPYSMFSKTMTFEDVLQDRVIYDGYMTRTMACPPTCGAAATILCSEAFAAKHGIKNGVKILAQSMATDTEKSWQDPIYAAGKGMTEMAASQVYNQAGICPSDIDVIELHDCFTTNEVITYEGLGLCAEGGAAEFIANGDNTYGGKFVIGPSGGLMSKGHPIGATGLAQCTELTWHLRGQAGDRQVADARIALQHNVGLGGAVVVTLYGK